One window of the Salvia splendens isolate huo1 chromosome 1, SspV2, whole genome shotgun sequence genome contains the following:
- the LOC121804034 gene encoding uncharacterized protein LOC121804034 isoform X1 encodes MNNRNRVAQLPKEDTSSPYFLHPSDNPGITLVPQQLTGSNYAAWSRSFSTALLAKNKLVFVDGSILRPARDDLLYQPWIRCNSMVISWLLNSVSSQICSSIIYLDDAYAIWFDLKERFSTADSARIYQLRQQLMDLSQGSSDVNTYFTNLCILWDEYKNTQPTSWCTCARCTCDSASKWNQHQENECTMQFLIGLNASFSQLRSHILSMIPLPSLSKVFSLVIQEERQRSIDGNNTSSAPARAPVTSELPFANAASSFGRGYNKFLCSHYGRTNHPVEKCFILHGFPPGFGRGYGKYPQASGFAKPSQSSGFAGNHNSHQQRSVNFVEDTANLPSFDQYQQLISLLQSHKLQNSSPPATTPVNDLPAQPSTHASNNFSGLVAAPFGVLVEVEIEKDKGREEKGFTTSLTLSHC; translated from the exons ATGAATAATCGCAATCGAGTTGCTCAGCTACCTAAAGAGGACACATCTAGTCCATACTTTCTTCATCCGAGCGATAATCCAGGAATCACACTTGTTCCACAACAACTTACAGGATCCAATTATGCAGCTTGGAGCAGATCATTCAGCACTGCTCTCCTTGCCAAAAATAAGCTTGTATTTGTTGATGGATCCATTCTCCGGCCAGCTCGTGATGATCTCCTTTATCAGCCATGGATTCGTTGCAATAGCATGGTGATTTCATGGCTCCTCAACTCTGTCTCTTCACAAATATGCTCGAGCATCATCTACCTCGATGATGCTTATGCGATCTGGTTTGATCTGAAAGAGCGTTTCTCCACTGCTGATTCTGCTCGGATTTATCAACTTCGACAGCAACTCATGGATCTCTCTCAAGGATCTTCTGATGTTAACACATACTTCACCAATCTCTGTATACTTTGGGATGAATACAAAAACACTCAGCCTACTTCCTGGTGCACATGTGCTAGATGCACTTGTGACAGTGCTTCCAAATGGAATCAACATCAAGAGAATGAGTGCACTATGCAATTTCTCATCGGCTTGAATGCATCTTTTTCTCAACTTAGATCTCATATTCTCTCAATGATTCCTCTACCTTCTCTATCTAAGGTCTTCTCATTGGTGATTCAGGAAGAGAGACAGAGATCAATTGATGGAAATAACACATCTTCTGCCCCTGCTCGAGCTCCAGTCACAAGTGAATTGCCCTTTGCTAATGCAGCATCCTCTTTTGGTAGAGGCTATAACAAATTTCTATGCTCTCATTATGGAAGAACTAACCATCCGGTTGAAAAGTGTTTCATCCTTCATGGTTTTCCACCTGGATTTGGTAGAGGATATGGAAAGTATCCACAAGCATCTGGCTTTGCAAAACCTTCACAGTCTTCTGGTTTTGCTGGAAATCACAACTCTCATCAGCAACGGTCTGTTAACTTTGTTGAAGACACTGCTAATCTACCAAGTTTTGATCAATATCAACAGCTCATCAGCCTCTTGCAGAGCCATAAACTCCAAAATTCCTCTCCTCCAGCCACTACTCCAGTCAATGATCTCCCTGCTCAACCATCAACTCATGCCTCAAACAATTTCTCTG GCCTAGTGGCTGCCCCTTTTGGAGTtttggtggaggtggaaatcgaGAAAGATAAAGGAAGAGAAGAGAAGGGATTTACTACATCACTCACTTTGTCTCATTGCTAA
- the LOC121804034 gene encoding uncharacterized protein LOC121804034 isoform X3, protein MNNRNRVAQLPKEDTSSPYFLHPSDNPGITLVPQQLTGSNYAAWSRSFSTALLAKNKLVFVDGSILRPARDDLLYQPWIRCNSMVISWLLNSVSSQICSSIIYLDDAYAIWFDLKERFSTADSARIYQLRQQLMDLSQGSSDVNTYFTNLCILWDEYKNTQPTSWCTCARCTCDSASKWNQHQENECTMQFLIGLNASFSQLRSHILSMIPLPSLSKVFSLVIQEERQRSIDGNNTSSAPARAPVTSELPFANAASSFGRGYNKFLCSHYGRTNHPVEKCFILHGFPPGFGRGYGKYPQASGFAKPSQSSGFAGNHNSHQQRSVNFVEDTANLPSFDQYQQLISLLQSHKLQNSSPPATTPVNDLPAQPSTHASNNFSG, encoded by the exons ATGAATAATCGCAATCGAGTTGCTCAGCTACCTAAAGAGGACACATCTAGTCCATACTTTCTTCATCCGAGCGATAATCCAGGAATCACACTTGTTCCACAACAACTTACAGGATCCAATTATGCAGCTTGGAGCAGATCATTCAGCACTGCTCTCCTTGCCAAAAATAAGCTTGTATTTGTTGATGGATCCATTCTCCGGCCAGCTCGTGATGATCTCCTTTATCAGCCATGGATTCGTTGCAATAGCATGGTGATTTCATGGCTCCTCAACTCTGTCTCTTCACAAATATGCTCGAGCATCATCTACCTCGATGATGCTTATGCGATCTGGTTTGATCTGAAAGAGCGTTTCTCCACTGCTGATTCTGCTCGGATTTATCAACTTCGACAGCAACTCATGGATCTCTCTCAAGGATCTTCTGATGTTAACACATACTTCACCAATCTCTGTATACTTTGGGATGAATACAAAAACACTCAGCCTACTTCCTGGTGCACATGTGCTAGATGCACTTGTGACAGTGCTTCCAAATGGAATCAACATCAAGAGAATGAGTGCACTATGCAATTTCTCATCGGCTTGAATGCATCTTTTTCTCAACTTAGATCTCATATTCTCTCAATGATTCCTCTACCTTCTCTATCTAAGGTCTTCTCATTGGTGATTCAGGAAGAGAGACAGAGATCAATTGATGGAAATAACACATCTTCTGCCCCTGCTCGAGCTCCAGTCACAAGTGAATTGCCCTTTGCTAATGCAGCATCCTCTTTTGGTAGAGGCTATAACAAATTTCTATGCTCTCATTATGGAAGAACTAACCATCCGGTTGAAAAGTGTTTCATCCTTCATGGTTTTCCACCTGGATTTGGTAGAGGATATGGAAAGTATCCACAAGCATCTGGCTTTGCAAAACCTTCACAGTCTTCTGGTTTTGCTGGAAATCACAACTCTCATCAGCAACGGTCTGTTAACTTTGTTGAAGACACTGCTAATCTACCAAGTTTTGATCAATATCAACAGCTCATCAGCCTCTTGCAGAGCCATAAACTCCAAAATTCCTCTCCTCCAGCCACTACTCCAGTCAATGATCTCCCTGCTCAACCATCAACTCATGCCTCAAACAATTTCTCTG gttaa
- the LOC121804034 gene encoding uncharacterized protein LOC121804034 isoform X2 — MNNRNRVAQLPKEDTSSPYFLHPSDNPGITLVPQQLTGSNYAAWSRSFSTALLAKNKLVFVDGSILRPARDDLLYQPWIRCNSMVISWLLNSVSSQICSSIIYLDDAYAIWFDLKERFSTADSARIYQLRQQLMDLSQGSSDVNTYFTNLCILWDEYKNTQPTSWCTCARCTCDSASKWNQHQENECTMQFLIGLNASFSQLRSHILSMIPLPSLSKVFSLVIQEERQRSIDGNNTSSAPARAPVTSELPFANAASSFGRGYNKFLCSHYGRTNHPVEKCFILHGFPPGFGRGYGKYPQASGFAKPSQSSGFAGNHNSHQQRSVNFVEDTANLPSFDQYQQLISLLQSHKLQNSSPPATTPVNDLPAQPSTHASNNFSGGSHGR, encoded by the exons ATGAATAATCGCAATCGAGTTGCTCAGCTACCTAAAGAGGACACATCTAGTCCATACTTTCTTCATCCGAGCGATAATCCAGGAATCACACTTGTTCCACAACAACTTACAGGATCCAATTATGCAGCTTGGAGCAGATCATTCAGCACTGCTCTCCTTGCCAAAAATAAGCTTGTATTTGTTGATGGATCCATTCTCCGGCCAGCTCGTGATGATCTCCTTTATCAGCCATGGATTCGTTGCAATAGCATGGTGATTTCATGGCTCCTCAACTCTGTCTCTTCACAAATATGCTCGAGCATCATCTACCTCGATGATGCTTATGCGATCTGGTTTGATCTGAAAGAGCGTTTCTCCACTGCTGATTCTGCTCGGATTTATCAACTTCGACAGCAACTCATGGATCTCTCTCAAGGATCTTCTGATGTTAACACATACTTCACCAATCTCTGTATACTTTGGGATGAATACAAAAACACTCAGCCTACTTCCTGGTGCACATGTGCTAGATGCACTTGTGACAGTGCTTCCAAATGGAATCAACATCAAGAGAATGAGTGCACTATGCAATTTCTCATCGGCTTGAATGCATCTTTTTCTCAACTTAGATCTCATATTCTCTCAATGATTCCTCTACCTTCTCTATCTAAGGTCTTCTCATTGGTGATTCAGGAAGAGAGACAGAGATCAATTGATGGAAATAACACATCTTCTGCCCCTGCTCGAGCTCCAGTCACAAGTGAATTGCCCTTTGCTAATGCAGCATCCTCTTTTGGTAGAGGCTATAACAAATTTCTATGCTCTCATTATGGAAGAACTAACCATCCGGTTGAAAAGTGTTTCATCCTTCATGGTTTTCCACCTGGATTTGGTAGAGGATATGGAAAGTATCCACAAGCATCTGGCTTTGCAAAACCTTCACAGTCTTCTGGTTTTGCTGGAAATCACAACTCTCATCAGCAACGGTCTGTTAACTTTGTTGAAGACACTGCTAATCTACCAAGTTTTGATCAATATCAACAGCTCATCAGCCTCTTGCAGAGCCATAAACTCCAAAATTCCTCTCCTCCAGCCACTACTCCAGTCAATGATCTCCCTGCTCAACCATCAACTCATGCCTCAAACAATTTCTCTG gtggttcgcacggccgCTAA